One region of Armigeres subalbatus isolate Guangzhou_Male chromosome 3, GZ_Asu_2, whole genome shotgun sequence genomic DNA includes:
- the LOC134224691 gene encoding DNA repair protein RAD51 homolog 3-like isoform X1 has translation MFTKTCLDLWKEECQQQCIVTFCRDLDQAVGNGIPISIITEFCGPPGSGKTQMCLQLCINVQIPVALGGLGAKAIYFDTNFGFHPGRLQEIGSACVRHCEKLVEVHKKDLVEATRDLTIDNLMNGVYYKHIHSCSEMLEGLVTLEKLLKSGEKVKLVVIDSISFLIRNNIENTLERIRVDHVILTKLHILAQQYKCAVVITNDVTTRINGQVSKIVPALGEGHSHKINQRIVFGPSSDDPPGIGIASVEKGLFRTRMAVKFQISNAGIRGIRKK, from the exons ATGTTTACTAAAACATGCTTGGACTTATGGAAGGAAGAATGCCAGCAGCAATGTATAGTTACATTCTGCCGAGATCTGGATCAAGCAGTGGGAAACGGAATACCCATATCAATAATAACCGAATTTTGTGGACCGCCTGGCAGCGGGAAAACTCAAATGTG TTTGCAGTTATGCATTAATGTACAAATTCCGGTGGCATTGGGAGGACTGGGTGCTAAAGCTATTTATTTCGATACGAACTTTGGATTTCATCCCGGCAGGTTACAAG AAATTGGTTCTGCATGCGTCAGACACTGCGAAAAGCTGGTGGAAGTGCATAAAAAAGACCTGGTAGAGGCAACACGTGATTTGACCATTGACAATTTAATGAATGGTGTTTACTATAAGCACATACATAGCTGTAGTGAAATGCTGGAGGGACTTGTAACGCTAGAAAAGCTTCTGAAATCTGGTGAGAAG GTGAAACTTGTGGTGATAGATTCAATTTCTTTCCTCATTAGAAACAATATAGAGAATACCTTGGAACGAATAAGAGTGGATCACGTTATACTTACGAAACTTCATATACTTGCTCAACAGTATAAATGTGCA GTTGTCATCACCAACGATGTAACTACACGAATAAACGGGCAAGTGTCCAAAATAGTTCCCGCCCTGGGGGAAGGTCATAGTCATAAAATTAACCAAAGGATAGTGTTTGGACCATCCAGCGACGATCCACCGGGGATTGGCATAGCGTCGGTTGAGAAGGGACTATTTCGGACACGCATGGCAGTGAAGTTTCAAATCAGCAACGCCGGTATTAGGGGTATTAGGAAAAAGTGA
- the LOC134224691 gene encoding DNA repair protein RAD51 homolog 3-like isoform X2 encodes MFTKTCLDLWKEECQQQCIVTFCRDLDQAVGNGIPISIITEFCGPPGSGKTQMCLQLCINVQIPVALGGLGAKAIYFDTNFGFHPGRLQEIGSACVRHCEKLVEVHKKDLVEATRDLTIDNLMNGVYYKHIHSCSEMLEGLVTLEKLLKSGEKVKLVVIDSISFLIRNNIENTLERIRVDHVILTKLHILAQQYKCAVGCHHQRCNYTNKRASVQNSSRPGGRS; translated from the exons ATGTTTACTAAAACATGCTTGGACTTATGGAAGGAAGAATGCCAGCAGCAATGTATAGTTACATTCTGCCGAGATCTGGATCAAGCAGTGGGAAACGGAATACCCATATCAATAATAACCGAATTTTGTGGACCGCCTGGCAGCGGGAAAACTCAAATGTG TTTGCAGTTATGCATTAATGTACAAATTCCGGTGGCATTGGGAGGACTGGGTGCTAAAGCTATTTATTTCGATACGAACTTTGGATTTCATCCCGGCAGGTTACAAG AAATTGGTTCTGCATGCGTCAGACACTGCGAAAAGCTGGTGGAAGTGCATAAAAAAGACCTGGTAGAGGCAACACGTGATTTGACCATTGACAATTTAATGAATGGTGTTTACTATAAGCACATACATAGCTGTAGTGAAATGCTGGAGGGACTTGTAACGCTAGAAAAGCTTCTGAAATCTGGTGAGAAG GTGAAACTTGTGGTGATAGATTCAATTTCTTTCCTCATTAGAAACAATATAGAGAATACCTTGGAACGAATAAGAGTGGATCACGTTATACTTACGAAACTTCATATACTTGCTCAACAGTATAAATGTGCAGTAG GTTGTCATCACCAACGATGTAACTACACGAATAAACGGGCAAGTGTCCAAAATAGTTCCCGCCCTGGGGGAAGGTCATAG